atccaattttccgcatgcttgggcgcgtgaccagtcaccacaggcaggcgaggaacatggttcccgatgtagaaccaccttttcttccaatccccatgggagtcggtcagattgtactcaatatatgcactcgagttcctgagttggcacccggtgcctccaaagacctccgtccgctgagcactcggctgaggcttgcaacggaacaatttcctaaatagctcgagacttggaggtactcctaggaaaacttcgcacagatgaacaaagatagccatgtgcagtactccattgggattcaagtggacgagctgaagattgtagtactcgagaatacctctgaagaagtcgaaggtaggcacggccagtcccctttccacgaagtgagcaagcatcaccgtttCCGCCGGATGTtcttcaaactgccacgcattgggaaatgcggggcgccactgcacgatttccttcggtTGAAGGAGCTTGGCGTCAAATAGCGCTTGGACTCCCTTttccttcatcacagagtgttgccaagttgccccaagCAGCGGCGGAGctgtctggttcgtcggccccaccttcagtgccggcagcaccaactccttccctttcttggatcTAACCTTGCTCGTCGCCAGAGCcctgccttggatcttctcaggtttcttgcccatcttcttggagcgcatccgctaggactcaacctcaagttaagaggtttccactcggatctaagcggcagtggcggaggtggcagcactggcggcggcgacacagcGAGCGAAGGcacaaaggaggaggaaagaaacagatctaaatgCTTGTGTGGCGTCATAGCAACCGAAAAGGGagctttccagatttatcttcaccagctccggattcgacgcgttcagttgcgcaacggaaaGATTAAAATTgcgtattaatcgcaataaacaTCCAAGGGTTACTAcattcaacggattgctgaccacttcaacgacaggaatcgcctaagtgctcgggggctgcgggtaccgtacccgttggtcagttttttctttttcaagatctccgagggtaaaacggacaaaagctggtttgaccctaagcttgagtcttcgactcaacctaaggcttgggggctactccatatggagtgcgattgacatcgcactaccatataaagaCAACTCGAgactgcagaaagagtaccttccagccacgcgacagtactcgggcacttcagtccgcaaaacaactcgggtagtgcctgcagcgcccaagactatggcgcacgactacaaagtactcgggggcttgtcgggactactccccggacccacgagtaggccttgggcggcccactaagggacgtactcggacgtgatcagaacaaggatgggcgtatcctactcggactagtcttgtatgtttatggaaaactactcggacgataccgagtagaactctgtaatagtacctgattaggactcagacttgtaaccctgccctcccaggtatataaggccgggcagggacccccctcaaaacagatccctcaggaccagaacatacttcaatacaaaccaacacacaggacgtagggtattacgcgatctagcggcctgaacttgtctaaatcgtgttccttgcgtcaccattgattccttgattctcgacgacccttaccacataaaagaccacctagggtacccctaggcgggttgccggtctaaaacaccgacagcatggccatgcatttccggatctgatcactcgaggggcccagagatatcactctcaatcagagaggggcaaatcccatcttgattgaccatgcctcacagcatgcttcctgacaaacccgaaagctacctttttaactaccctgttacggtgtagcgtttgatagcccctaagtaagtcaatccacatcttgagtacatgcgacaatcacaggtctaaggacaaagcgtacatgttgtgtaaagagagaactacttctcgtgttgggtcaatcctagcacatgtctatacatatgcctacattattagtttgacatctccatgtccatgacttatgaagcatagtcatcaactaatacatgtactagtctaatattcatgtgtgtccatacatgaactccgactagggacaacttttagaataaccatacaagtaaagagttccacatacaattcacataattgcagatcaattcaagtagcctttcatggatattcaatgaacacaatatacaaatcatggatacaataagatatcatcatctctatgattgcctctagggcatacctccaacacgtgCAACACAGCTGCAGGGGCTATACGCGCCTCCTCATGAAGCTCAAGCCCACACCGACACCGATCAGGCCAATCCTCTTGAGGTGGGTGATCTTTGCAATCAAATCCGGCAGCTGAAAGCTATCGGCACTACTTCGCTTGTCCTGCCAGTGGTTGTTCCACACTGGATGGTGGTcggtgaccttgggaagacggGGCTCATGATTTGCAATGTAGAACCACCATTGCTTCCAACCAGAATGGGAGTCTATGAGTTCATACTCATTGTACTAGCTCTTGAACTTCTCCCGAAGCTGGATCCCTACCTCTCCGACTACTTCTGTGTGGTCCATCCGGGGTTGGGGCTTCACTCTGaagaacttcctaaacaactagAAGTGGGGCTGAATGCCCAGGAAGGCTTCGCAGAGGTGCATGAAGATAgcaatgtgcaaaatggaattagggttgaggtggactagctCCAGATTGTAGTACCTCAGCAGACCCTAGAAGAAGTCAGATGACGGCAGAGCCAGCTTGCGCTCAACGAAGTGCACGAAGATAACTGTCTCATATGGGTAGCTCTCCAGAGGCCACAAATTGCTGGTTGCTTCCCTCCAATCGGTGAACTCTTTTTCCTGGAGAAGATTCGCACCCACCAATACCTGAATGTTCGCCTCTTTCAGGACGTATTTCTTCCAGGCGCAGGTCTGATTCAGCGGTGCTGTCTGGTCGGTCTTCCATACTTGGGCGCCGACAGTTggatctccttttccttcttcgCGGCCTTGCGCTTCTTGGTCTCCGCCGGCTTGCTTGAGGGGGTGCCATTGCTCCGATGGTCTTCTGGCGCATGAGTTGGAGGGCTAGATAGTGGGGGGTGGCGGTGCTCGAGCTCGGGAATGGCAAGCGGCGACGTTAGGGCAAGAGTGCAAAAGATGAACGAGCACAAGGATTCAGGTGAAATGGAAAGGATTAGTCCCTTCGATATTTATAACCGCGGCACAGTTAACCGAGAGGCGAGAATTATGAGGAACACTCCATTTTTAAAGCCCTTGGTTATCGCTGGAATGATTTCCAATTTCTTTgaaagagataagatttctgaAGGCAAACGGTCACATTGACTAGTTGTCAACCCTTATACCCAAGCTAGTTGTGTAATAGCTCGGGAGCTGTGTGCCACATGCCCGTTggataaaaagttttttctttgggttttaagagaaaaagatgtgaaattacaagattgaccctcaacctaattcttcgattcaacctaaggctcgggggctacttcatatggagtgcgattttcatcgcacttccatatagaATTCAAGACTAAAGATtaaagattcaagaccaagttaaatgaggcttgagcaccttctaaGCGCATGGTAGTACTCGCGCATGGTAGTACTCGAGtacattcgaagactcaatccaATGGAGTACTCAAAAAGAGCACCACAAATTAGTCGAAGacgtctacagaagtactcgggactgctgcatttgactaaaaagtactcgggggcttgttgccatacatctataggcccaccagcaggcttggacagtcctaaaatACGGGATTGTACACCGAGAtgtatcagacatggagactacaatGCAGGATgacgtggtctacgtggaggacaagaactagtcgagaattaggacactactcgtagcaattagagtaggactatCTAGTCGAATCCTACTAGTACTCTTataaaacaaccgacctgtagcCCTACCCTcgacaatataaggtgaggcagggaccctctccaaaCAACATcgatcaatacaatccaaccaacacataggatgtagggtattacgcgacataagcggcccgaacctgtctaaatcgtacgtttgagttcaccttcgagtttctgatcttgGCAAACcccatgcataaaacactaccttgggtatctcctcgataggttgccggaTCTAAACACCGATACTATATCTCCAGCAGCTCTCGCACCTTAACCTGGCGAGGAACCGTCCTCGCCCCCAAACTACCATCCTCCATCGTCTTCGCCGCTAGAGTCGCCGAATCCGCATCCACCACCCACCACCATCCTAATCCGAAGCTCGTCGTCACTCTCTTGCCACCTCCTCTGCGCACCGGTTGTTCTCCGCCACCAACAGCTAGCGGCGCCTTGCATCCCCCCTCAACCTGTCGTTGCCACCCCAGGGCCTCCCTCTACAGTGGAGGATTGCTAGCCCTGAACCCTAATCCCAAGCAGCGAGCAACACAGACGCGAGAAATGAACAAGAGGAGCCGAAGGGAAGGAAAAGGACAACGCTGGCATATGGGTCCCACCTGGTAGCGACTATATATCGCACGTAGGTGATAGCTAGTTATATGTCGCATATGCAACATATAGCCATTGGCCATGGGAGGCGGTGGCAAAATGCTGAGGGCCGCTCCGGTGATACTGCGGCAGCTTTTGCTATGGTGCCTTCCGCATTTCGCTGACATATGGATCCTGCAAATAAAAATGTGGTAGAAAAACAATTTGTGCCAACACCAAGAAGCTgtttaaaattaattttaagCCGTGAACATGGTCTTTATTACTGCAGCAAAGCAAGCAATCGAGTTTTGTTCCCAGTTTTGAAAGATCTCCCCTAACTTGTCCGCTTGTCGCATCGCGCTGCTGGAAAATCAAATTGGAACGCGCCCGAGCTCTCCCCGGCTCCCGCCCCGACGCCACCGCCCAAGGCGCAGGccaagctcgccgccggccattcCCATGTCTCtcggccgcctcggccgcgcACGCGCGTCGCTCTCCCTGCTCCGGcccttcaccaccaccaccaccacagcagcAGTCTCCCCACCCGCGGCCTTCCTCGCCCACAACCTGCTCGACGAATTCTCCCGCCCGCGCTCCACCCGCGACGcggcccgcctccgccgcctggccgcgtacctctcgccgcccgccgcggagTCCGTCATCCTACGCCTCCCTTCCTGGCGTCACGCTCTCGACTTCTTCCAGTGGGCCGCCGAGCAGCCGGGTTTCTGCCACTCCTGCTACTCCCTCAACGCCATGGTATCCCTCCTGCCCCCACACCAGCGCGCGCACCTTGACCGCCTCGCTGGAGACGCGGTCGCATCGCGCTGCTCCATGACACCTGGGGCACTTGGGTTCCTCCTACGCCGCCTCGGTGCCGCTGGCCTCCCGGACACGGCCGCCCGCGTCTTTGATGCGTCGAGGACTACTCTCAGCTGCATCCCCAACTCATACACGTACAACTGCCTCCTCGACGCGCTCGCCAAGGCTGGTCGTGCGGACGAAGCTGAGGTGAGGTTGCGCGAGATGGTAGAGAGTTGTGGTGACGAGAGTGTCGACAGGTACACGCTCACCTCACTCCTGCAGTGCTATTGCAACGCGGGCCGTCCTGACGACGCAAACACCGTGTTCCAGAGGATGAGTGAGAAGGGATGGGTCGATGAACACGTGCTGACGACGCTTGTAGTGGCGTTCAGCAAGTGGGGGAAGGTAGACAGAGCAGTTGAGCTGGTGGGGAGGATGGAGGCACTGGGGATGAGGCCAAGCGAGAAGACATTGAGTGTTCTTGTCCATGGGTTTGCCAAGCAGGGCAGGGTCGACATGGCCATGGAGGTGTTTGACAAGATGGCCAGATATGGATTCTGTGTGGATTTGGTGATGTACAGTGTGTTAATTGAGGGTCTGTGTCAGGGAAACTTGATCGGGAAGGCAGTTCACTTGTTCAAGGAAATGAAGAGGAATGGGGTTGCTCCTGATGTCCGCTTACTCAAAAAGATAATTGAGACATTCTGTAGCAAAGGACATTTCACTACTGCTGTTCCATTCATCAATGAAAATGCAGAGCATCTGAAACCTAGCGGTGTCGTCTCATTATATAACGTAGTTCTAGAAGGGCTTGTTAATAGTGGAGACATAGAAGCAGCCTATCAGTTGCTCAGGTCCATGGTGCATGGTGGTCAAAGGGTTAGTAATGGTAACACCGGCGGTTTGCATCTGTTTGTTATCAGTGAAGGTGTTAAACCAAACTCTGATTCATTTAACATTGTTGTGTGTGGCCTTTGTAAGTTTAAGAAACTGGATCTGGCCTTGGCTCTCACAAAGGAAATGATTGTGCTCGATTGCAAGGGAAAGCTTTTGATGTTCAATAATTTGATACTTGAGTTTTGCAATTCAGATAGACTTGATGAAGCATATGAGATGTTTAACAAAATGAAGGATCTTGGTTTGAAACCCTCAGagttcacatacaattcattgTTTTATGGCATTTGTAGAAGAAAAGACATTAATGCTGCCATTGATCTACTGAGGGATATGCGGACAAATGGACACAAACCATGGATTAAGAACTGCACAGAGATGGTGCAACAGCTTTGTTTCGGTGGCAGGATAACAGAAGCCTTGCAATTTCTTGATGAAATGCTTAAAATGGGTTTTCTTCCTGACATTGTCACATACTCTGCAGCCATGAATGGAATGTGCAAAACAGGAGATATAGACAATGCACTAGAGCTTTTCCGTGACATTTCATCCAAATATTATCTTCCTGATGTGGTGGCACATAATATCTTGCTGAATGGATTCCGAAAATCAGGTAAATTTAACGAGGCACAagaaataatggaagaaatgtTGAGTAAGGGGCTGTTTCCTTCTGTAGTTACCTACAATCTTATGATTGATATTTGGACCAAGTCTGGCAGGATTGACAAAGCAATAGCTTGCTTTAATAAAATGAGTGATGAAGAGAAGCTACCAACGGTTGTTACATATACAAGCTTGATAGATGGACTCTGTAGTGCTGGAAGACCTGATGAAGCCATTGTTTTGTGGTGCAAAATGAGGGAAAACAGTTGTGCTCCAAGTGAGATAGCATATACTGCTTTAATAAATGGATTGTGCAGGTGTGGTCGAATAGAGACTGCACTGAGCTATTATGAAGAGATGAAGATGAATGGTTATGACTTAGATATTTTTTCCCTATTACATTTCACAAATTTTTTGATATCACATGGGCATGCCAGCAAAGGATGTGATCTTTTAAAAGAAGTTCTCCAAAAAGATGTGGTGCACAGTAATAATATGAAAATGATAGGCTTTATAAATAAAGCAGTTGAGGAGCTGTCTAATGATGGAAGGACATATTCAGATATCAAGATACTTGTAGATAAATATTTACTTTCAGGGGATCAAACTATACATAATGAAGATGGAAGCAAATGAGACCTGTTGCTGGCATGCGCTTTGTGTGTCCTCAAGTCTGTCTCTAACCAAAGAGTAATGGTGTCAGCTGTGAGATTCCAACTTGTGTATATTGTACTTTGTTTTTGCCTACACATGTTGCTGCTTCATGCAACATCTTTATGTGGGAAGACCTTACATAATCTACTTTCAAGGTATGCTCAATCCTAAAACACTTTTCTGGCATCATTCCTTGTGTTATATCAGCACAATAAATATTTTGCTTGTCACATAAAAATGGTGCATCTTATGATATTTTTTCACTTTGAGCATATAATAGTTAAAGAGAATGTTCTCCTCTTCCTATTTCTCGCTACTGATGAGCTTACTGTATAAGATTGCACTGGTCATTCTTGGTCGATGTCTTTGGCAAGGTCATGTGCGGTAGTGTTTCTGTAATTTTACATGGCTATTTTGGTCTCCTTGCCTCTTAATACAATGATATGTAAATCTCCtgcatattcgagaaaaaaagaaatgagcTTACTGTACTCCTTAACAAAATAGTTTATCTAATATGTAAATAGGTATGTATCTAAATAAGTGTTTCTCAATTTGATGGGTACATTCTAATTAGATTGGACCAAATATCATGTTTTGACCGTATTGTGTCTGAGAATTACAATCCTGCTTTGAAATACTTTGTAATGTTACACCTCTTTTACTTTGGCTTGAGTTGGTTTTAAGTAAGTAAAACTTGAATGGTGCCCCTTTTAGTTCATCATGGTTCAGCTTGCTATTTTGTGTCCCTTGATGCTTGTGTCCAAATTGTAATGAACATGTATCAGTTAGAATGGCAATACTACGTATTCATCCTTTCTCTTCTGATTGCTTTATAAATGCAGAGTACAAAGTCTCTCCTGTTACCCCAGACAGAACAGCATTTTAGTATCTTATATGATTAATTCTTTATTTTTATCCTGCAAATATTTGCCAGATGTTGCTTCTTTGTGTATTTCTGGGTTCCATTCAGAAGTGCTATTTTGATGCTATATCAGAGTCAGCTTATCATAATTCAACCATCATACCAGTACTGGGAAAGGTTGGAGGTATAAACCATCTGAAATGTTTCTATTTAAGGTTCACAGTTGGAATCCGCTGCTAGCCCACTGGGGAAACCAGTCTGGGGCCGGCCGAGAAACTAAGATAATCTCTTATGTTGAATTAGATGATGCTTTGTAGACAACTTTCTTTTGCAAGTCATGTTTATTCCGGTCTGTACTACGTGATGAAATTAGATAATCTCTTATGTGGAATTAGATGATCATTGACAGGCTTGTGTAGAGTTGAATGCAATTAAATTGCTTTTGCTTTTTAAAAATTCTTAACTACATAGACGTCCAACCCACGGGCAGCACTATTCAGTTGGAGTAAGAGTTACTCAAATAAAAAGGTTGAAGTAAGAGTTCATAGGAACATCATTAATTGTTTTCAGTTATAAATTGGGAAGCATATAATTTTACAAAAACACAAATAAATCGTTCAAAGTTCTTATTAGCTGTTTGGATTGAATCAGCAATCCTCTTCAATTGTCTTCAGGTGATTCGTGATGTTTTTGATGTTGATTGAGACTTATTTGTCTTGTAGGAAGATGGTGTATCATCATTTTGTGTAGGGCATGCTCATCATATGGTGATGTTGAGGGTTGAGCATGTGATATTATGGCAAATTGCAAACACAAGTCTAAAGAAATACTATATGTTCTTTTGACCATACTGTAGGAATAGAGGAAGAGGATATACAAGTGCCTTTCTTAATAAAGAATATGTAAGTGGCTTAGCTTGTTTACCATCGAATAAGATAAAACATTGGTTAAACTTGTGATACTATGAGTTTCTGA
This sequence is a window from Setaria italica strain Yugu1 chromosome III, Setaria_italica_v2.0, whole genome shotgun sequence. Protein-coding genes within it:
- the LOC101768645 gene encoding putative pentatricopeptide repeat-containing protein At5g08310, mitochondrial → MSLGRLGRARASLSLLRPFTTTTTTAAVSPPAAFLAHNLLDEFSRPRSTRDAARLRRLAAYLSPPAAESVILRLPSWRHALDFFQWAAEQPGFCHSCYSLNAMVSLLPPHQRAHLDRLAGDAVASRCSMTPGALGFLLRRLGAAGLPDTAARVFDASRTTLSCIPNSYTYNCLLDALAKAGRADEAEVRLREMVESCGDESVDRYTLTSLLQCYCNAGRPDDANTVFQRMSEKGWVDEHVLTTLVVAFSKWGKVDRAVELVGRMEALGMRPSEKTLSVLVHGFAKQGRVDMAMEVFDKMARYGFCVDLVMYSVLIEGLCQGNLIGKAVHLFKEMKRNGVAPDVRLLKKIIETFCSKGHFTTAVPFINENAEHLKPSGVVSLYNVVLEGLVNSGDIEAAYQLLRSMVHGGQRVSNGNTGGLHLFVISEGVKPNSDSFNIVVCGLCKFKKLDLALALTKEMIVLDCKGKLLMFNNLILEFCNSDRLDEAYEMFNKMKDLGLKPSEFTYNSLFYGICRRKDINAAIDLLRDMRTNGHKPWIKNCTEMVQQLCFGGRITEALQFLDEMLKMGFLPDIVTYSAAMNGMCKTGDIDNALELFRDISSKYYLPDVVAHNILLNGFRKSGKFNEAQEIMEEMLSKGLFPSVVTYNLMIDIWTKSGRIDKAIACFNKMSDEEKLPTVVTYTSLIDGLCSAGRPDEAIVLWCKMRENSCAPSEIAYTALINGLCRCGRIETALSYYEEMKMNGYDLDIFSLLHFTNFLISHGHASKGCDLLKEVLQKDVVHSNNMKMIGFINKAVEELSNDGRTYSDIKILVDKYLLSGDQTIHNEDGSK